A portion of the Apus apus isolate bApuApu2 chromosome 3, bApuApu2.pri.cur, whole genome shotgun sequence genome contains these proteins:
- the UNC93A gene encoding protein unc-93 homolog A isoform X1, translating to MERNLRNVLIISFGFLLLFTAYGGLQSLQSSLHSEEGLGVASLSVLYAALILSSMFLPPILIKKLGCKWTIAGSMCCYITFSLGNFYASWYTLIPTSIILGLGGAPLWSAKCTYLTIAGNSYAEKAGKNGKDIINQYFGVFFLIFQSSGIWGNLISSLIFSQASNKVEISEENLACCGAYDCMTDTTNSTGAAELSSSLIYTLLGIYTASGVLAVLLIAILLDQIKSDQAETEKEILETPSFWSTFLATFQHLKDKRQCLLIPLTIYSGLEQGFLSGDYTKTYVTCALGIHYVGYAMICFSAVNSFCSLLFGKISQFTGRKLLFALATVTNIACIIALLLWKPHPKQFAVFFVFPALWGLSDAIWQTQTNGLYGVLFEKHKEAAFANYRLWESLGFVIAFGYSTKLQVYIKLYILLSVLVLSMVTYGAVEYLEARRSPGTPTATKKENLGALTQDTHM from the exons ATGGAAAGGAATCTTAGGAACGTTTTGATCATTTCTTTTGGATTTTTACTTCTCTTCACTGCTTATGGAGGACTCCAGAGTCTGCAG AGCAGTCTCCACTCAGAAGAAGGCCTGGGTGTTGCTTCCCTAAGTGTTCTCTATGCTGCGCTCATCTTATCGTCCATGTTCCTCCCGCCAATCCTCATCAAGAAGCTGGGCTGCAAGTGGACCATTGCTGGCTCTATGTGCTGCTACATCACATTCTCCTTAGGGAACTTCTATGCTAGCTG GTACACACTAATCCCTACCTCCATAATCCTGGGCTTAGGAGGGGCACCACTCTGGTCTGCCAAATGCACCTACCTCACCATTGCTGGCAACTCATACGctgagaaagcaggaaaaaatgggaaagacaTTATCAACCAATATTTTGGGGTCTTCTTCCTGATATTTCAGTCTTCCGGCATCTGGGGAAATCTGATCTCATCCCTGATATTTAGCCAAGCTTCCAACAAAG TGGAAATATCAGAGGAAAACCTGGCATGCTGTGGAGCATATGACTGCATGACTGATACCACTAATTCTACTGGGGCAGCAGAactctccagctctctgatctaCACTCTGCTAGGGATCTACACTG ctAGTGGGGTGCTAGCTGTGTTGCTGATTGCTATATTACTGGACCAGATCAAATCTGACCaagcagagactgaaaaagaaatactagaGACACCATCCTTTTGGTCTACGTTCCTAGCAACTTTCCAGCATCTTAAAGATAAAAGACAGTGTCTTCTAATCCCTCTGACAATTTACAGTGGGCTTGAACAGGGATTTCTTTCTGGTGACTACACAAAG ACATATGTGACCTGTGCCCTGGGGATACATTACGTTGGTTATGCGATgatctgcttttcagctgtaaattccttctgctccctgctcttcGGAAAGATCTCTCAGTTTACCGGTAGAAAACTTCTGTTTGCATTAG CCACTGTTACAAACATTGCCTGTATAATAGCACTACTACTGTGGAAACCTCATCCTAAGcagtttgctgtgttttttgtaTTCCCTGCTCTTTGGGGCCTATCTGATGCCATTTGGCAGACACAAACGAATG GACTCTATGGAGTTTTATTTGAGAAACACAAGGAGGCTGCCTTTGCCAATTACCGTCTCTGGGAATCACTTGGATTTGTCATTGCCTTTGGTTACAGCACCAAATTGCAAGTCTACATCAAACTGTATATTTTATTGTCTGTCCTTGTGTTGTCTATGGTGACGTATGGAGCAGTTGAATACCTCGAAGCTAGAAGATCCCCTGGGACCCCTACTGctacaaagaaggaaaatctaGGAGCCCTCACCCAGGATACACACATGTAA
- the UNC93A gene encoding protein unc-93 homolog A isoform X2, whose translation MERNLRNVLIISFGFLLLFTAYGGLQSLQSSLHSEEGLGVASLSVLYAALILSSMFLPPILIKKLGCKWTIAGSMCCYITFSLGNFYASWYTLIPTSIILGLGGAPLWSAKCTYLTIAGNSYAEKAGKNGKDIINQYFGVFFLIFQSSGIWGNLISSLIFSQASNKVEISEENLACCGAYDCMTDTTNSTGAAELSSSLIYTLLGIYTASGVLAVLLIAILLDQIKSDQAETEKEILETPSFWSTFLATFQHLKDKRQCLLIPLTIYSGLEQGFLSGDYTKTYVTCALGIHYVGYAMICFSAVNSFCSLLFGKISQFTGRKLLFALGLYGVLFEKHKEAAFANYRLWESLGFVIAFGYSTKLQVYIKLYILLSVLVLSMVTYGAVEYLEARRSPGTPTATKKENLGALTQDTHM comes from the exons ATGGAAAGGAATCTTAGGAACGTTTTGATCATTTCTTTTGGATTTTTACTTCTCTTCACTGCTTATGGAGGACTCCAGAGTCTGCAG AGCAGTCTCCACTCAGAAGAAGGCCTGGGTGTTGCTTCCCTAAGTGTTCTCTATGCTGCGCTCATCTTATCGTCCATGTTCCTCCCGCCAATCCTCATCAAGAAGCTGGGCTGCAAGTGGACCATTGCTGGCTCTATGTGCTGCTACATCACATTCTCCTTAGGGAACTTCTATGCTAGCTG GTACACACTAATCCCTACCTCCATAATCCTGGGCTTAGGAGGGGCACCACTCTGGTCTGCCAAATGCACCTACCTCACCATTGCTGGCAACTCATACGctgagaaagcaggaaaaaatgggaaagacaTTATCAACCAATATTTTGGGGTCTTCTTCCTGATATTTCAGTCTTCCGGCATCTGGGGAAATCTGATCTCATCCCTGATATTTAGCCAAGCTTCCAACAAAG TGGAAATATCAGAGGAAAACCTGGCATGCTGTGGAGCATATGACTGCATGACTGATACCACTAATTCTACTGGGGCAGCAGAactctccagctctctgatctaCACTCTGCTAGGGATCTACACTG ctAGTGGGGTGCTAGCTGTGTTGCTGATTGCTATATTACTGGACCAGATCAAATCTGACCaagcagagactgaaaaagaaatactagaGACACCATCCTTTTGGTCTACGTTCCTAGCAACTTTCCAGCATCTTAAAGATAAAAGACAGTGTCTTCTAATCCCTCTGACAATTTACAGTGGGCTTGAACAGGGATTTCTTTCTGGTGACTACACAAAG ACATATGTGACCTGTGCCCTGGGGATACATTACGTTGGTTATGCGATgatctgcttttcagctgtaaattccttctgctccctgctcttcGGAAAGATCTCTCAGTTTACCGGTAGAAAACTTCTGTTTGCATTAG GACTCTATGGAGTTTTATTTGAGAAACACAAGGAGGCTGCCTTTGCCAATTACCGTCTCTGGGAATCACTTGGATTTGTCATTGCCTTTGGTTACAGCACCAAATTGCAAGTCTACATCAAACTGTATATTTTATTGTCTGTCCTTGTGTTGTCTATGGTGACGTATGGAGCAGTTGAATACCTCGAAGCTAGAAGATCCCCTGGGACCCCTACTGctacaaagaaggaaaatctaGGAGCCCTCACCCAGGATACACACATGTAA
- the UNC93A gene encoding protein unc-93 homolog A isoform X3 produces MFLPPILIKKLGCKWTIAGSMCCYITFSLGNFYASWYTLIPTSIILGLGGAPLWSAKCTYLTIAGNSYAEKAGKNGKDIINQYFGVFFLIFQSSGIWGNLISSLIFSQASNKVEISEENLACCGAYDCMTDTTNSTGAAELSSSLIYTLLGIYTASGVLAVLLIAILLDQIKSDQAETEKEILETPSFWSTFLATFQHLKDKRQCLLIPLTIYSGLEQGFLSGDYTKTYVTCALGIHYVGYAMICFSAVNSFCSLLFGKISQFTGRKLLFALATVTNIACIIALLLWKPHPKQFAVFFVFPALWGLSDAIWQTQTNGLYGVLFEKHKEAAFANYRLWESLGFVIAFGYSTKLQVYIKLYILLSVLVLSMVTYGAVEYLEARRSPGTPTATKKENLGALTQDTHM; encoded by the exons ATGTTCCTCCCGCCAATCCTCATCAAGAAGCTGGGCTGCAAGTGGACCATTGCTGGCTCTATGTGCTGCTACATCACATTCTCCTTAGGGAACTTCTATGCTAGCTG GTACACACTAATCCCTACCTCCATAATCCTGGGCTTAGGAGGGGCACCACTCTGGTCTGCCAAATGCACCTACCTCACCATTGCTGGCAACTCATACGctgagaaagcaggaaaaaatgggaaagacaTTATCAACCAATATTTTGGGGTCTTCTTCCTGATATTTCAGTCTTCCGGCATCTGGGGAAATCTGATCTCATCCCTGATATTTAGCCAAGCTTCCAACAAAG TGGAAATATCAGAGGAAAACCTGGCATGCTGTGGAGCATATGACTGCATGACTGATACCACTAATTCTACTGGGGCAGCAGAactctccagctctctgatctaCACTCTGCTAGGGATCTACACTG ctAGTGGGGTGCTAGCTGTGTTGCTGATTGCTATATTACTGGACCAGATCAAATCTGACCaagcagagactgaaaaagaaatactagaGACACCATCCTTTTGGTCTACGTTCCTAGCAACTTTCCAGCATCTTAAAGATAAAAGACAGTGTCTTCTAATCCCTCTGACAATTTACAGTGGGCTTGAACAGGGATTTCTTTCTGGTGACTACACAAAG ACATATGTGACCTGTGCCCTGGGGATACATTACGTTGGTTATGCGATgatctgcttttcagctgtaaattccttctgctccctgctcttcGGAAAGATCTCTCAGTTTACCGGTAGAAAACTTCTGTTTGCATTAG CCACTGTTACAAACATTGCCTGTATAATAGCACTACTACTGTGGAAACCTCATCCTAAGcagtttgctgtgttttttgtaTTCCCTGCTCTTTGGGGCCTATCTGATGCCATTTGGCAGACACAAACGAATG GACTCTATGGAGTTTTATTTGAGAAACACAAGGAGGCTGCCTTTGCCAATTACCGTCTCTGGGAATCACTTGGATTTGTCATTGCCTTTGGTTACAGCACCAAATTGCAAGTCTACATCAAACTGTATATTTTATTGTCTGTCCTTGTGTTGTCTATGGTGACGTATGGAGCAGTTGAATACCTCGAAGCTAGAAGATCCCCTGGGACCCCTACTGctacaaagaaggaaaatctaGGAGCCCTCACCCAGGATACACACATGTAA